In the genome of Photobacterium sp. TY1-4, one region contains:
- a CDS encoding PaaI family thioesterase, with translation MESRVASANAMLKQFAEQHVKLIDYCSPEIQAISDDHLALRIPLNDRTKNHLQSMYFGALAIGADVAAGLLAMEMAARSGLTLSLAFKSVQGDFLRRPEGDVVFTCHQGAAIREMLQRCAETGERVNEPVEVVATCPSQDGDEPVARFTLTLSLKVVPATASA, from the coding sequence ATGGAAAGCCGAGTCGCGAGCGCAAACGCAATGCTCAAACAATTTGCCGAGCAACACGTGAAACTCATTGATTATTGTTCCCCTGAGATCCAGGCGATCAGTGACGATCACCTGGCGCTGCGTATCCCACTCAATGATCGCACCAAAAATCACCTGCAAAGTATGTATTTCGGCGCGCTGGCCATTGGTGCCGATGTCGCAGCCGGTCTGTTGGCGATGGAAATGGCGGCCCGCTCAGGATTGACGCTGTCTCTGGCCTTTAAATCAGTCCAGGGTGATTTTCTGCGCCGTCCTGAAGGGGATGTGGTCTTTACGTGTCATCAGGGGGCTGCTATCCGGGAGATGCTTCAACGCTGTGCTGAGACCGGTGAGCGGGTCAATGAGCCGGTGGAAGTGGTGGCTACCTGTCCGAGTCAGGATGGCGATGAGCCCGTCGCCCGGTTTACGCTGACCCTGTCGCTCAAAGTGGTTCCGGCAACCGCTTCAGCCTAA
- a CDS encoding potassium channel family protein has protein sequence MITLFLVNSAIVALTVFLHYTFLRQMSLHIPRIPMLHGFKILFGVLGALVAHSAEVWIFAYAYYKLHHSENWGSLTGNFDSSLLDCVYFSFTTYTTLGFGDIEPVGHLRFLTGVESLTGLVLITWTASFLYLEMQRYWTLNHDTDR, from the coding sequence GTGATAACGCTTTTTCTGGTCAATAGCGCCATTGTTGCTTTAACTGTTTTCCTGCATTACACCTTTCTGCGTCAAATGAGTCTCCATATTCCACGGATCCCGATGCTCCATGGGTTTAAAATCCTGTTCGGCGTACTGGGGGCCCTGGTCGCACACTCCGCGGAAGTCTGGATCTTCGCTTATGCCTACTACAAGCTGCATCATTCTGAAAACTGGGGATCGCTGACGGGAAACTTTGATAGTAGCCTGCTCGACTGCGTGTATTTCTCGTTCACCACCTACACCACGCTGGGGTTTGGCGACATTGAGCCGGTAGGTCACCTGCGGTTTTTAACCGGGGTTGAATCGCTGACCGGGCTAGTGCTCATTACCTGGACTGCCTCGTTTCTTTATCTGGAGATGCAGCGCTATTGGACACTGAACCATGACACGGACCGATAA
- a CDS encoding ABC transporter substrate binding protein translates to MLTRLLLVLFWLVPMAAFAQSHPTVLLLNSYDSQYPWSEALTRGVKDEFSKTFPDYDLHVEYMDERRFVDDETYHHLLVDLLQYKYRRYTPEIIITGDDLAYNFMLEHAETLFPGTPVVFSGVNVFDPDALKDKPNFTGIQEGMEIQGNLELITHLQPDVERIVLLGDRTELGRKMVEQVDAIKTQWEDDPEKARIQLDVWDDFTLKGLNERVKDLGEHTAILMMAIHMDNDGNYFSYRHDLPLLAKHSPVPIYGMWGTLLIGNCVMGGLMNDPYQHGRNATKMAISILNGTPVEAIPVKDKAAYAPVFDYRVLENFQIDLARLPPDSKIVGKPVSYYEEHMMLVNTTVAVVVVLLGIISALMVNIHQRRQAQKKLDEFNQTLETLVERRTRELDARNQELRKASTIMQSLAYTDPLTGLGNRRAGTSELMARIERGEVDGSPFHVALLDIDFFKQINDTYGHPAGDAVLCAVGQVLRENIRAADRVFRWGGEEFLLLMTCQQAGECTEMLQRLRSQITRMSVDNVARITISIGTASFADADTFESILHRADQALYAAKHNGRDQVVAF, encoded by the coding sequence ATGCTGACAAGGTTATTGCTCGTTTTATTCTGGCTTGTGCCGATGGCTGCGTTTGCTCAGTCCCACCCAACCGTGCTGCTGCTCAACTCCTATGATTCTCAATATCCCTGGAGTGAGGCACTGACCCGCGGCGTGAAAGACGAGTTTTCAAAGACCTTCCCCGATTACGACCTCCATGTCGAGTATATGGATGAGCGGCGCTTCGTTGATGATGAGACCTACCATCACCTGCTGGTGGATTTGCTGCAGTATAAGTACCGGCGATATACCCCGGAGATCATCATCACCGGCGATGATCTGGCCTATAACTTTATGCTCGAACATGCCGAAACCCTGTTTCCGGGAACGCCGGTGGTGTTTAGCGGGGTGAATGTGTTTGATCCGGATGCCCTGAAGGATAAACCGAATTTCACTGGGATCCAGGAAGGCATGGAAATCCAGGGCAACCTGGAATTGATCACTCACCTTCAACCGGATGTTGAACGTATCGTGTTGCTGGGCGATCGTACTGAGCTGGGCCGCAAGATGGTCGAGCAGGTCGATGCGATTAAAACGCAATGGGAAGATGACCCGGAAAAGGCCCGGATCCAACTGGATGTTTGGGATGACTTTACCCTTAAGGGCTTGAATGAACGTGTGAAAGATCTCGGGGAGCATACGGCCATCCTGATGATGGCGATTCATATGGATAATGATGGCAATTATTTCTCTTACCGGCACGATCTGCCGTTGTTGGCAAAGCATAGCCCAGTACCGATTTACGGGATGTGGGGCACTTTGCTGATCGGCAACTGTGTGATGGGTGGGTTGATGAATGATCCATACCAGCATGGCCGAAATGCCACCAAAATGGCCATCAGTATTCTTAATGGCACGCCGGTCGAGGCCATTCCGGTCAAGGATAAGGCTGCTTATGCGCCGGTGTTTGATTACCGTGTTCTGGAGAATTTTCAAATCGATCTGGCTCGGTTGCCGCCGGACAGCAAAATTGTGGGAAAACCGGTTTCATATTATGAAGAACATATGATGCTGGTGAACACAACGGTGGCGGTGGTTGTCGTCTTGTTGGGGATTATCTCGGCGTTGATGGTGAATATTCATCAGCGTCGCCAGGCACAAAAGAAGCTGGATGAATTCAATCAGACGCTGGAAACGCTGGTGGAGCGCCGGACCCGGGAACTCGATGCCCGGAATCAGGAGCTGAGAAAAGCATCAACAATCATGCAGTCCCTGGCCTATACCGATCCGTTGACCGGTTTGGGGAACCGTCGGGCAGGAACCAGTGAACTGATGGCCCGTATCGAGCGTGGTGAGGTAGACGGCTCCCCGTTCCATGTCGCGCTGCTGGATATCGACTTCTTTAAACAGATCAATGATACCTATGGCCACCCGGCCGGGGATGCGGTGTTGTGTGCGGTCGGACAGGTGTTGCGGGAGAACATCCGGGCCGCAGACCGGGTGTTCCGGTGGGGCGGAGAAGAGTTTCTGCTGTTGATGACCTGCCAGCAAGCTGGGGAGTGTACCGAGATGTTACAGCGTTTGCGGTCTCAGATTACCCGGATGTCAGTAGACAATGTGGCACGTATCACCATCAGTATCGGGACGGCATCCTTCGCCGATGCGGACACGTTTGAGTCCATTCTCCACCGTGCCGACCAGGCCTTGTACGCCGCTAAACATAACGGGCGGGACCAGGTGGTCGCATTCTAA
- the bfr gene encoding bacterioferritin, with the protein MKGNTKIIDTLNTLLAGELTAMDQYFIHSRMYQDWGLDKLYERIDHEFDDEKSHAALLIERILFLEGTPDLTKRADLHIGKDVPEMLKNDLALEYDVDKALKAAIKVCETEQDYQSREILEKLLADTEEDHAYWLEKQLGLIDKIGLPNYLQSQMG; encoded by the coding sequence ATGAAAGGTAATACCAAGATCATTGACACCCTGAATACCCTGCTGGCCGGTGAGCTCACCGCGATGGATCAGTATTTCATCCATTCTCGGATGTATCAGGATTGGGGACTGGATAAACTCTACGAGCGAATCGACCACGAATTCGATGATGAAAAAAGCCATGCAGCGCTGTTGATTGAACGTATTCTGTTCCTGGAAGGCACGCCGGATCTCACCAAACGTGCCGACCTGCATATCGGGAAGGACGTTCCGGAAATGCTCAAGAACGATTTGGCGCTGGAGTATGACGTCGATAAAGCGCTTAAGGCGGCGATTAAGGTCTGCGAGACCGAGCAGGACTATCAATCACGTGAAATTCTGGAAAAGCTGCTGGCCGATACCGAGGAAGATCATGCCTACTGGCTGGAAAAGCAACTCGGACTCATCGATAAAATCGGCCTGCCGAATTACCTGCAATCCCAGATGGGCTAG
- the bfr gene encoding bacterioferritin, which produces MQGKKQVISYLNQVLTIELTSINQYFLHARMFRNWGLEALNEKEYKKSIKDMKQADDLIERILFLEGLPNLQHLEKIRIGEEAEEMLQCDLILEMEQLALLREAIAFCETKSDYVSRELLEDILAYEEEYVDWIETQQALISSIGLENYLQSQIS; this is translated from the coding sequence ATGCAAGGTAAAAAACAGGTGATCAGTTATCTCAATCAGGTACTAACGATAGAACTCACCTCAATTAACCAGTACTTTCTGCATGCCAGAATGTTCCGAAACTGGGGCTTGGAAGCACTGAACGAAAAAGAGTATAAAAAATCGATCAAGGACATGAAGCAAGCCGATGATCTGATTGAGCGGATCCTGTTCCTCGAAGGACTGCCGAACCTGCAACATCTGGAAAAAATCCGTATCGGAGAAGAAGCGGAAGAGATGCTGCAATGTGACCTGATCCTGGAAATGGAGCAATTGGCTCTGCTGCGGGAAGCCATCGCATTTTGTGAGACCAAATCCGACTATGTCAGCCGCGAATTGCTGGAAGATATTCTTGCCTATGAAGAAGAGTATGTCGACTGGATCGAAACCCAGCAAGCACTGATCAGTAGCATCGGTCTTGAAAACTATCTTCAATCTCAGATTTCATAA